A region from the Phycisphaerae bacterium genome encodes:
- a CDS encoding undecaprenyl-diphosphate phosphatase: MTELTFTHALILGVVQGLTEFLPVSSSAHLAITQRWMGLDPDSPGLLLFDVLAHLGTLAAVLIVFRRPIRLFLRAAISGNSTPDTPDRPRRSKIALRLLTLGIVASIPTAIIGLVFKDDLEAAFGKPSWIGGALLATAVLLALTAVAPRPRRGWRSFRGWQAGAVGVAQGVAILPGISRSGATICTALLLGLRPRWAAEFSFLIAVPAIAGASLIKFKDTVRLPAEELEALAWNPILLGAGVSFLVGLGALLLLLAVVRRAKLHYFAPYCFLLGLLILMGIL, encoded by the coding sequence GTGACCGAGCTCACCTTTACGCACGCGCTCATCCTGGGTGTCGTCCAGGGTCTGACCGAGTTTCTGCCGGTCAGCAGCAGCGCCCATCTGGCCATCACCCAGCGGTGGATGGGACTCGACCCGGATTCGCCCGGATTGCTCCTTTTTGACGTCCTGGCCCATCTGGGCACGCTCGCGGCCGTTCTGATTGTGTTTCGACGTCCCATCCGCCTGTTCCTCCGCGCTGCGATTTCGGGCAATTCGACGCCCGACACGCCCGATCGCCCCCGGCGTTCGAAGATTGCGTTGCGCCTGTTGACTCTGGGAATTGTTGCGTCGATTCCGACGGCGATCATCGGATTGGTTTTCAAGGACGATCTTGAAGCGGCGTTCGGCAAACCGTCCTGGATCGGCGGGGCGCTGCTGGCAACCGCAGTGTTGTTGGCGCTCACCGCAGTCGCTCCCCGTCCGCGCCGAGGATGGCGGTCCTTTCGCGGCTGGCAGGCGGGAGCAGTGGGTGTCGCCCAAGGGGTGGCCATTCTGCCGGGTATTTCCAGAAGCGGGGCAACGATCTGCACGGCGCTGTTGCTGGGCCTGCGTCCTCGCTGGGCTGCGGAGTTCAGCTTTCTGATCGCCGTGCCGGCCATTGCTGGGGCGTCGCTCATCAAATTCAAAGATACCGTCAGGTTACCGGCCGAGGAGCTCGAGGCCCTTGCATGGAATCCGATTCTGCTGGGCGCGGGCGTCTCATTTCTGGTCGGTCTGGGAGCGCTGCTCCTGCTCCTGGCGGTCGTCCGCCGGGCGAAGCTTCATTATTTCGCCCCGTACTGCTTTCTTCTGGGCTTGTTGATTCTGATGGGTATCCTCTAG